In a single window of the Nocardioides massiliensis genome:
- a CDS encoding SRPBCC family protein, with protein MTTFRATNDSQGVVRAPREVLWETLTDPATLTKLTPMLQHIEVVGEQDGHPLWRWTMSGIDVLGVKFRPEFTEQMIFDEPSSIDYRHAPPAGTTEKASVQGWYRLTDASDDDGPATHLQISIEIRVDLPLPRVASRAVTAVMSRVIDFTGEKFEANLYAHLGTTGTTDRP; from the coding sequence GTGACCACCTTCCGCGCCACCAACGACAGCCAGGGCGTCGTCCGCGCACCGCGCGAGGTCCTGTGGGAGACGCTGACCGACCCCGCGACGCTGACCAAGCTCACCCCGATGCTGCAGCACATCGAGGTGGTGGGCGAGCAGGACGGGCACCCGCTGTGGCGCTGGACGATGAGCGGGATCGACGTGCTCGGGGTCAAGTTCCGCCCGGAGTTCACCGAGCAGATGATCTTCGACGAGCCGTCGTCGATCGACTACCGGCACGCGCCGCCGGCAGGCACGACGGAGAAGGCGTCGGTGCAGGGGTGGTACCGCCTCACCGACGCCAGCGACGACGACGGACCCGCGACGCACCTGCAGATCAGCATCGAGATCCGGGTCGACCTGCCGCTCCCCCGCGTCGCGAGCCGCGCGGTCACCGCGGTGATGAGCCGGGTCATCGACTTCACCGGGGAGAAGTTCGAGGCCAACCTCTACGCCCACCTCGGCACGACCGGCACGACCGACCGGCCCTGA
- a CDS encoding FAD-binding dehydrogenase — MAERTVGQQADVVVVGGGLAGLVAAAEAADAGRSVILIDQEPEQSLGGQAFWSLGGLFLVDSPEQRRMGVKDSRDLAWQDWLGSAQFDREEDRWPRAWAEAYVDFAAGEKRAWLRQMGHRVFPIVGWAERGDGRAEGHGNSVPRFHITWGTGPGVVEPFERRVREHAGTGRLQFRFRHRVDALVLESGAVVGVQGTVLAPDSVARGMASNREEIADFEIRGQAVIVTSGGIGGNHDLVRKAWPARLGTPPKRMVAGVPAHVDGRMLQITGEAGARIINPDRMWHYVEGLRNWDPIWDNHGIRILPGPSSLWLDAEGNRLPAPYFPGFDTLGTLTHLRSTGHDYSWFVLTQAVIEKEFALSGSEQNPDLTGKDVKLLLSRVRAGAAGPVEAFKQHGEDFVVADTLEELVEGMNRVGDAGLHIDAGALRELVEKRDREIDNEFTKDAQITALRGARNYRGDKLIRVASPHKFLDPKHGPLIAVRLNVLTRKTLGGLETDLSGRCLTSEGEPLPGLYAAGEVNGFGGGGMHGYNALEGTFLGGCLFSGRTAGRAAAAQVG, encoded by the coding sequence ATGGCTGAGCGGACGGTGGGACAGCAGGCAGACGTCGTGGTCGTCGGCGGGGGCCTCGCGGGCCTCGTCGCGGCGGCGGAGGCGGCCGACGCCGGCCGGTCGGTGATCCTCATCGACCAGGAGCCCGAGCAGTCACTGGGCGGGCAGGCGTTCTGGAGTCTCGGCGGGCTGTTCCTCGTCGACAGCCCCGAGCAGCGGCGCATGGGTGTCAAGGACTCCCGCGACCTCGCCTGGCAGGACTGGTTGGGCAGCGCGCAGTTCGACCGCGAGGAAGATCGGTGGCCGCGCGCCTGGGCGGAGGCGTACGTCGACTTCGCGGCCGGGGAGAAGCGGGCGTGGCTGCGCCAGATGGGGCACCGGGTCTTCCCGATCGTCGGCTGGGCCGAGCGCGGTGACGGTCGCGCCGAGGGCCACGGCAACTCCGTGCCGCGCTTCCACATCACGTGGGGGACCGGGCCGGGCGTGGTCGAGCCGTTCGAGCGCCGCGTGCGCGAGCACGCCGGCACGGGGCGACTGCAGTTCCGGTTCCGCCACCGGGTCGACGCCCTCGTGCTCGAGAGTGGTGCCGTGGTCGGGGTGCAGGGCACGGTGCTCGCCCCGGACAGCGTCGCGCGCGGAATGGCCAGCAACCGCGAGGAGATCGCCGACTTCGAGATCCGCGGCCAGGCCGTGATCGTCACCAGCGGCGGGATCGGCGGCAACCACGATCTCGTCCGCAAGGCGTGGCCGGCGCGGCTCGGCACGCCGCCGAAGAGGATGGTCGCCGGCGTCCCTGCCCACGTCGACGGGCGGATGCTGCAGATCACCGGCGAGGCCGGGGCGCGGATCATCAACCCCGACCGGATGTGGCACTACGTCGAGGGCCTGCGCAACTGGGACCCGATCTGGGACAACCACGGCATCCGCATCCTGCCCGGTCCCTCGTCGCTGTGGCTCGACGCGGAGGGCAACCGGCTGCCCGCGCCGTACTTCCCGGGCTTCGACACCCTCGGCACGCTCACCCACCTGCGTTCCACCGGCCACGACTACTCGTGGTTCGTGCTGACGCAGGCGGTGATCGAGAAGGAGTTCGCGCTGTCGGGCTCGGAGCAGAACCCCGATCTGACCGGCAAGGACGTCAAGCTGCTGCTGTCGCGCGTCAGGGCGGGCGCGGCGGGGCCGGTCGAGGCGTTCAAGCAACACGGCGAGGACTTCGTCGTCGCCGACACCCTCGAGGAGCTGGTCGAGGGGATGAACCGCGTCGGTGACGCCGGCCTGCACATCGACGCCGGCGCGCTTCGGGAGCTGGTGGAGAAGCGCGACCGGGAGATCGACAACGAGTTCACGAAGGATGCGCAGATCACCGCGCTGCGCGGAGCCCGCAACTACCGCGGCGACAAGCTGATCCGCGTCGCCTCGCCGCACAAGTTCCTCGACCCCAAGCACGGCCCGCTCATCGCCGTACGCCTCAACGTCCTCACCCGCAAGACCCTCGGCGGGCTCGAGACCGACCTGTCGGGGAGGTGCCTGACGAGCGAGGGTGAGCCGCTGCCGGGGTTGTATGCCGCCGGCGAGGTCAACGGGTTCGGTGGCGGTGGCATGCACGGCTACAACGCGCTCGAGGGCACGTTCCTCGGCGGCTGCCTGTTCTCCGGGCGTACGGCGGGGAGGGCCGCGGCCGCGCAGGTGGGGTGA
- a CDS encoding SDR family NAD(P)-dependent oxidoreductase — protein sequence MRHLEGRVVVVTGSSRGIGYAVAAELVAQGARVVVNGRDAAVVDAAVEELVADAPGAAVGVAGSAAEPAVAQALMDAAAELGGLTDLVACAGTAEPTGSSILTVTPEQWQDLIDAHLTSAFQVARLAGPLLVERGGGSIVLTGSHAFTGSYGGSGYPAAKGATVSLGLAMAAELRDHGVRVNTVCPGARTRLSTGDDYEAQIEDLHRRGILDDLTRMGSLDPAGPEYVARLYAFLLSDLAADITGQTYVGSGCFLGRFARPEAEMITWADHHTTPPLTLEQIAEHLA from the coding sequence ATGAGGCATCTCGAGGGACGCGTCGTCGTCGTCACCGGGTCCAGCCGCGGCATCGGGTACGCCGTCGCGGCCGAGCTCGTCGCCCAGGGCGCGCGCGTCGTGGTCAACGGGCGCGACGCGGCCGTGGTCGACGCCGCGGTCGAGGAGCTGGTCGCCGATGCGCCCGGCGCAGCGGTCGGGGTCGCCGGGTCGGCGGCCGAGCCGGCCGTCGCGCAGGCGCTCATGGACGCCGCCGCCGAGCTCGGCGGGCTCACCGACCTCGTCGCGTGCGCCGGCACCGCCGAACCGACCGGATCCTCGATCCTCACCGTCACCCCCGAGCAGTGGCAGGACCTGATCGATGCACACCTGACGTCGGCGTTCCAGGTCGCGCGACTCGCCGGACCCCTCCTTGTCGAGCGCGGCGGCGGATCGATCGTGCTGACCGGCTCCCACGCGTTCACCGGGTCGTACGGCGGCTCCGGCTACCCCGCCGCGAAGGGTGCGACCGTCAGCCTGGGACTCGCCATGGCCGCCGAGCTGCGCGACCACGGCGTACGCGTCAACACCGTCTGCCCCGGCGCCCGCACCCGGCTCTCGACCGGTGACGACTACGAGGCCCAGATCGAGGACCTGCACCGCCGCGGCATCCTCGACGACCTCACGCGGATGGGATCACTCGACCCGGCGGGACCCGAGTACGTCGCGCGGCTGTATGCGTTCTTGCTCTCCGACCTCGCCGCCGACATCACCGGTCAGACCTACGTCGGCTCCGGGTGCTTCCTCGGACGGTTCGCGCGACCGGAGGCCGAGATGATCACCTGGGCCGACCACCACACCACCCCGCCCCTGACGCTCGAGCAGATCGCCGAGCACCTGGCCTGA
- a CDS encoding serine/threonine-protein kinase: MVQQIDPPHEADDVTLGGRYRVESVLGRGGMADVYRATDVVLDREVAVKVLREPTLDAGERARFVQEARTLARLDHPGLVTVLDAALDEQRPFLVMELVPGTTLREHCAEPCSDTRWVARIGAQVADALAAVHGAGVVHRDVKPGNILVDGDRAWLTDFGIARLLSDVTGHTRTGMTIGTAAYLAPEQLTGDPVTGAADVYALGLVLLEVLTGTRAYSGVPAEAALARLHQPVTVPTDLPAPWRALVAAMTAREAPARPAAPEVADELRALADTGSAETDDLPTATAVLEQQTAVLDPRTVVLTQTPSGPAWPAAATVHRVREWVRRQPALALLAGAGVLVALGGVAVAATAGSGESERTPSATVERDADGLPTNLPAEFREPLGRLHDAVRR; the protein is encoded by the coding sequence ATGGTCCAGCAGATCGATCCACCGCACGAGGCGGACGACGTCACGCTCGGCGGGCGTTATCGCGTCGAGTCCGTGCTCGGTCGCGGTGGGATGGCCGACGTCTATCGGGCCACCGATGTCGTGCTGGACCGGGAGGTCGCGGTCAAGGTCCTGCGCGAGCCGACGCTGGACGCGGGGGAGCGCGCCAGGTTCGTGCAGGAGGCGCGGACGCTCGCGCGGCTCGACCACCCAGGCCTGGTCACCGTGCTCGACGCCGCGCTCGACGAGCAGCGTCCCTTCCTCGTGATGGAGCTCGTGCCCGGCACCACCTTGCGCGAGCACTGCGCCGAGCCGTGCTCGGACACGCGCTGGGTGGCGCGCATCGGTGCCCAGGTCGCCGATGCCCTGGCAGCGGTCCACGGCGCCGGCGTGGTCCACCGCGACGTGAAGCCGGGCAACATCCTGGTCGACGGCGACCGTGCATGGCTGACCGACTTCGGGATCGCGCGGTTGCTCTCCGACGTCACCGGCCACACCCGCACCGGCATGACGATCGGGACAGCCGCCTACCTCGCTCCCGAGCAGCTGACCGGCGACCCCGTCACCGGAGCCGCTGACGTCTACGCGTTGGGCCTCGTGCTGCTGGAGGTGCTGACCGGCACGCGGGCCTACTCGGGCGTGCCGGCCGAGGCAGCGCTGGCCCGGCTCCACCAGCCCGTGACCGTGCCGACCGACCTCCCCGCGCCGTGGCGAGCACTGGTGGCGGCGATGACTGCCCGCGAAGCACCCGCCCGCCCTGCGGCTCCCGAGGTCGCTGATGAGCTGCGCGCGCTCGCCGACACCGGAAGTGCCGAGACCGACGACCTGCCGACAGCGACAGCCGTGCTCGAGCAGCAGACCGCGGTGCTGGACCCGCGGACCGTCGTACTCACGCAGACCCCGTCCGGTCCCGCCTGGCCCGCCGCCGCAACCGTGCACCGGGTGCGGGAGTGGGTCCGACGCCAGCCGGCGCTGGCCCTGCTCGCCGGTGCGGGTGTGCTGGTGGCGCTCGGTGGCGTCGCCGTGGCGGCGACGGCCGGGTCCGGTGAGTCGGAGCGGACCCCGTCCGCGACGGTCGAACGCGATGCCGACGGCCTCCCGACCAACCTGCCGGCCGAGTTCCGAGAGCCGCTCGGCCGCCTCCACGACGCGGTACGGCGATGA
- a CDS encoding serine/threonine-protein kinase yields MPPSPDPVPRTTQEQVVLGGRYALGPLLGRGGAADVHRATDVLLDRDVAVKVLRDTAAADDDRARFITEARTLARLAHPGLVTLLDAGLEGEKPYLVMELIEGRTLRDFCNGPPGAPGWVAGIGAQVAQALAAVHHRGIVHRDVKPANVLVDHESRRAWLTDFGIARLLQDPAGHTHTGMAVGTAAYLAPEQVTGSEVTPAADVYALGLVLLELLTGRRMYVGTPIEAAVARISQPPEVPAHLSAGWQSLLHAMTAMEPTDRPGAEEVARRLQAVADAYADSATTTRTFMPVPLPVPAAPTAARDDRPEPRTGVAVLARARRVVAKRPAAAVLVSAAAVLALVLGLNLPAGLQGEVEATAAATAGAAAGGAGSTFPSSSLAVVVGWGKQLEALADKRQQQRQRRARAQARAEKAAAAEAAAQKAAAQKAAAERAATQKASTRAPAPAPKKNEKPARTGGPAKSGPPPWAGTPGGRGGDPGGGPGTGKGNG; encoded by the coding sequence ATGCCCCCGTCACCCGATCCCGTCCCCCGCACCACCCAGGAGCAGGTCGTCCTGGGTGGCCGCTATGCGCTGGGCCCGTTGCTGGGCCGTGGCGGAGCGGCCGACGTCCACCGCGCCACCGACGTCCTGCTGGACCGGGACGTCGCGGTCAAGGTGCTGCGCGACACCGCCGCCGCTGACGACGATCGGGCCCGGTTCATCACCGAGGCCCGGACCCTTGCGCGGCTGGCCCACCCCGGGTTGGTGACGCTGCTCGACGCCGGCCTGGAGGGCGAGAAGCCCTACCTGGTCATGGAGCTCATCGAGGGCCGCACGCTGCGCGACTTCTGCAATGGCCCGCCGGGCGCGCCCGGGTGGGTCGCCGGCATCGGCGCCCAGGTGGCGCAGGCGCTGGCCGCCGTGCACCACCGCGGGATCGTCCACCGGGACGTGAAGCCCGCGAACGTGCTCGTCGACCACGAGTCCCGGCGTGCCTGGCTCACCGACTTCGGCATCGCCCGGCTCCTGCAGGACCCGGCCGGCCACACCCACACCGGCATGGCGGTCGGGACGGCGGCGTACCTCGCCCCCGAACAGGTCACCGGCAGTGAGGTCACGCCCGCCGCGGACGTCTATGCGCTGGGGCTGGTGCTGTTGGAACTCCTGACCGGTCGGCGGATGTATGTCGGTACGCCGATCGAGGCCGCCGTCGCGCGGATCTCCCAGCCGCCCGAGGTCCCCGCCCACCTCTCGGCGGGCTGGCAGAGCCTGCTGCACGCGATGACGGCGATGGAGCCGACCGATCGTCCCGGGGCCGAGGAGGTCGCGCGCCGGTTGCAGGCCGTCGCCGACGCGTACGCCGATTCGGCCACCACCACGAGGACGTTCATGCCGGTGCCCCTCCCGGTGCCGGCTGCGCCGACCGCGGCCCGAGACGACCGCCCGGAGCCGCGCACGGGCGTGGCCGTGCTCGCCCGCGCTCGTCGGGTGGTGGCGAAACGACCGGCAGCGGCGGTGCTGGTGAGCGCGGCGGCGGTGCTCGCACTGGTGCTCGGGCTCAACCTGCCCGCCGGCCTCCAGGGCGAGGTTGAGGCCACGGCCGCGGCGACGGCCGGAGCCGCAGCCGGCGGGGCGGGGTCGACGTTCCCTTCCTCGAGCCTCGCGGTCGTCGTCGGGTGGGGCAAGCAGCTGGAGGCGCTCGCCGACAAACGACAGCAACAACGCCAGCGGCGGGCCCGGGCGCAGGCGCGCGCGGAGAAGGCGGCCGCGGCGGAGGCAGCCGCGCAGAAGGCAGCGGCGCAGAAGGCGGCTGCAGAGCGAGCGGCGACGCAGAAGGCATCCACGCGCGCCCCGGCACCCGCACCGAAGAAGAACGAGAAGCCCGCGCGCACCGGAGGGCCCGCGAAGAGCGGCCCGCCGCCGTGGGCGGGCACGCCCGGCGGGCGTGGTGGCGACCCCGGCGGCGGTCCGGGCACGGGCAAAGGCAACGGCTGA
- a CDS encoding 4a-hydroxytetrahydrobiopterin dehydratase: MVEPITAGQFRAAAGVEDWQVDATAAVATFGTASFATGVALVNRIAKLAEDANHHPDVDLRYTTLTVRLTTHQVEALTERDVALARQISRAARDLGISVVPA; the protein is encoded by the coding sequence ATGGTCGAGCCGATCACCGCCGGGCAGTTCCGCGCTGCCGCTGGCGTCGAGGACTGGCAGGTCGACGCCACCGCGGCCGTCGCGACCTTCGGCACGGCGTCGTTCGCCACCGGGGTCGCGCTCGTCAACCGCATCGCGAAGCTGGCCGAGGACGCCAACCATCACCCCGACGTCGACCTGCGCTACACGACGCTCACCGTGCGGCTCACCACCCACCAGGTGGAGGCGCTCACCGAGCGCGACGTGGCGCTGGCGCGGCAGATCTCCCGGGCCGCCCGCGACCTGGGCATCTCGGTCGTCCCGGCCTGA
- a CDS encoding PhnA domain-containing protein: MLRGIRLITDGVGDHDIDATVPGHGRMQLKSSVVKKVL; encoded by the coding sequence ATGCTCCGCGGCATCCGCCTCATCACCGACGGCGTGGGAGATCACGACATCGACGCCACCGTCCCCGGCCACGGCCGCATGCAGCTCAAGTCGAGCGTGGTCAAGAAGGTTCTCTGA
- the ychF gene encoding redox-regulated ATPase YchF, producing the protein MALTIGIVGLPNAGKSTLFNALTKNDVLAANYPFATIEPNVGVVGVPDPRLEKLAEIFGSAKILPATVEFVDIAGIVRGASEGEGLGNKFLAHIRESAAICQVTRVFRDEDVTHVDGEVNPASDISTIQTEMILADLQTVEKAIPRLEKEARMKKEYAAQLEAVREAKESLEAGTPVSATTIDRTLLRELSLLTAKPYLYVFNCDADELADEELKQQMRDLVAPSEAIFLDAKFESELVELGDDEEARAMLAEMGVEEPGLDVLARVGFETLGLQTYLTAGPKEARAWTIPQGATAPQAAGVIHTDFERGFIKAEVVSFDDLVDAGSMAAAKAAGKVRIEGKDYVMADGDVVEFRFNV; encoded by the coding sequence GTGGCTCTCACCATCGGGATCGTCGGTCTCCCCAACGCCGGCAAGTCGACCCTCTTCAACGCGCTGACCAAGAACGACGTGCTCGCGGCGAACTACCCGTTCGCGACGATCGAGCCCAACGTCGGCGTCGTCGGGGTGCCCGACCCGCGTCTGGAGAAGCTCGCCGAGATCTTCGGGTCGGCGAAGATCCTGCCCGCGACGGTGGAGTTCGTCGACATCGCCGGCATCGTGCGCGGCGCCTCGGAGGGGGAGGGCCTGGGCAACAAGTTCCTCGCCCACATCCGCGAGTCGGCTGCGATCTGCCAGGTGACCCGCGTCTTCCGCGACGAGGACGTCACCCACGTCGACGGCGAGGTCAACCCGGCCAGCGACATCTCCACGATCCAGACCGAGATGATCCTCGCCGATCTGCAGACGGTGGAGAAGGCGATCCCGCGCCTGGAGAAGGAGGCGCGGATGAAGAAGGAGTACGCCGCGCAGCTCGAGGCGGTCCGGGAGGCGAAGGAGTCCCTCGAGGCCGGTACGCCGGTCAGCGCCACCACGATCGACCGCACCCTGCTGCGCGAGCTGTCCCTGCTCACGGCGAAGCCGTACCTCTACGTCTTCAACTGTGACGCCGATGAGCTTGCCGACGAGGAGCTCAAGCAGCAGATGCGCGACCTGGTCGCCCCGAGCGAGGCGATCTTCCTCGACGCGAAGTTCGAGTCCGAGCTAGTGGAGCTGGGCGACGACGAGGAGGCGCGCGCGATGCTGGCCGAGATGGGCGTCGAGGAGCCAGGGCTCGACGTCCTCGCCCGGGTCGGCTTCGAGACCCTCGGCCTGCAGACCTACCTCACCGCCGGGCCCAAGGAGGCTCGCGCCTGGACCATCCCGCAGGGCGCCACCGCCCCGCAGGCGGCGGGCGTCATCCACACCGACTTCGAGCGCGGCTTCATCAAGGCCGAGGTCGTCTCGTTCGACGACCTCGTTGATGCCGGCTCCATGGCCGCGGCCAAGGCGGCCGGCAAGGTGCGGATCGAGGGCAAGGACTACGTCATGGCCGACGGGGACGTGGTGGAGTTCCGCTTCAATGTCTGA
- a CDS encoding GlsB/YeaQ/YmgE family stress response membrane protein — translation MIGFLVAGLIIGALARLIKPGKQHLSLLATLGLGLVGSLIGGTIAWLIGSGSIWELNILGFILAVVAAVLLVGTAEAMVGKKDRV, via the coding sequence ATGATCGGATTCCTTGTCGCTGGCCTCATCATCGGCGCCCTCGCGCGCCTCATCAAGCCCGGGAAGCAGCACCTCAGCCTCCTCGCCACCCTTGGCCTCGGCCTCGTGGGATCCCTGATCGGCGGCACGATCGCGTGGCTGATCGGGAGCGGAAGCATCTGGGAGCTCAACATCCTCGGCTTCATCCTCGCCGTGGTCGCCGCCGTGCTGCTGGTGGGCACCGCCGAGGCCATGGTCGGCAAGAAGGACCGCGTCTGA
- a CDS encoding HAD-IA family hydrolase, with protein MIVTFDLFSALTDSRTGAATVLAELAAERGWPQSGEELYERWDGHNKALQRSAAPPATFHDVSLAAVRRAWSELDHDPAYAERDLARLEESVGQWPLWPDVAAGVTAVAAQHRVGLLSNVDDDLARRTQAYALVDPELVLTSQRLGAYKPSPAIYRAAAEAVAPGPLVHVAASARDVRGALEAGLVTVRLVRPGHVVDETGPRPSVEVTDAATLAMAVARI; from the coding sequence GTGATCGTCACGTTCGACCTCTTCAGCGCTCTCACCGACAGCCGCACCGGTGCAGCCACGGTCCTGGCCGAGCTCGCCGCCGAGCGTGGCTGGCCGCAGTCCGGTGAGGAGCTGTACGAGCGCTGGGACGGGCACAACAAGGCGCTGCAGCGCAGCGCTGCGCCGCCGGCGACCTTCCACGACGTCTCCCTCGCGGCCGTACGTCGAGCGTGGTCGGAGCTCGATCACGACCCGGCGTACGCCGAGCGGGACCTGGCGCGCCTCGAGGAGTCGGTGGGGCAGTGGCCGCTGTGGCCCGATGTCGCGGCGGGCGTCACGGCCGTCGCCGCGCAGCACCGCGTCGGCTTGCTCTCCAACGTCGACGACGACCTGGCGCGGCGCACACAGGCCTATGCGCTGGTCGACCCGGAGCTCGTGCTCACGTCGCAGCGGCTCGGTGCCTACAAGCCGAGCCCGGCGATCTATCGCGCGGCGGCCGAGGCCGTGGCGCCCGGACCGCTGGTGCACGTCGCGGCGTCGGCGCGCGACGTACGCGGTGCGCTCGAGGCGGGCCTGGTGACCGTGCGGCTCGTCCGGCCCGGCCACGTCGTGGACGAGACAGGGCCGCGGCCGTCGGTCGAGGTGACCGACGCCGCGACCCTGGCAATGGCGGTGGCCCGGATCTAA
- a CDS encoding exodeoxyribonuclease III yields the protein MRIATWNVNSVRSRIDRLEAFLTRHEIDVVCLQETKARDDQWPTMGLQALGYEVATYGLNQWNGVAIVSRVGLAEVESGFPEMPGYGDPVAPEARAIGATCGGVRLWSIYVPNGRKVGDPHMDYKLSWLDALRVQAASWLDADAEAQVVIAGDWNVAPTDDDVFDITQFRTSTHVTEPERAAFRAFLDAGYADLARPHTPEPDTYTYWDYYRQRFERNRGMRIDFLLGTPAVAARVTGAFVDREERAGKGASDHAPVVVELGD from the coding sequence GTGCGCATCGCCACCTGGAACGTCAACTCCGTCCGCTCCCGCATCGACCGCCTCGAGGCGTTCCTGACCCGTCACGAGATCGACGTGGTCTGCCTGCAGGAGACCAAGGCCCGCGACGACCAGTGGCCGACGATGGGCCTGCAGGCGCTGGGCTACGAGGTCGCGACCTACGGCCTGAACCAGTGGAACGGCGTCGCGATCGTCTCCCGCGTCGGGCTGGCCGAGGTCGAGTCCGGGTTCCCCGAGATGCCGGGGTACGGCGACCCGGTGGCGCCCGAGGCGCGTGCCATCGGCGCGACCTGTGGCGGCGTACGCCTCTGGTCGATCTACGTGCCCAACGGCCGCAAGGTCGGCGACCCTCACATGGACTACAAGCTCAGCTGGCTGGACGCGCTGCGTGTCCAGGCCGCGAGCTGGTTGGACGCCGACGCCGAGGCCCAGGTCGTCATCGCCGGCGACTGGAACGTCGCCCCCACCGACGACGACGTCTTCGACATCACGCAGTTCCGCACAAGCACCCACGTCACCGAGCCCGAGCGCGCGGCGTTCCGCGCCTTCCTCGACGCCGGGTACGCCGACCTGGCCCGCCCGCACACCCCCGAGCCGGACACCTATACCTACTGGGACTACTACCGGCAGCGCTTCGAGCGGAACCGCGGCATGCGCATCGACTTCCTGCTGGGTACGCCGGCCGTGGCCGCGCGGGTCACGGGCGCGTTCGTCGATCGCGAGGAGCGAGCCGGCAAGGGTGCCAGCGACCACGCGCCCGTCGTCGTCGAGCTGGGCGACTGA
- a CDS encoding DNA recombination protein RmuC: protein MGISQVTLVVVVMVVVAALAAAVGYLLGLHRGARTPGASVPDVHAGLERLSAQMQALERERAGLQGELHAQVDLLRRETATLSTALRRPAVRGRWGELHLRRTVELAGMVAHCDFTEQVSVADDEGARQRPDLVVHLAGGRSVVVDAKVPLDAFFDATSAIDEDEQLAHLRRHAHQLRRHVDQLTAKAYWRGLPDSCEFVVLFVPGESFLSAAFEGDDGLLEYAAARNVVIATPTTLIALLRTVAHAWTQESLAQTAREIHALGSTLHARLATLNGHFERLGRALGSAVGSYNDAIGSYERRVLVTARRFGELDPSAEDLDAPAPITQVTRVR from the coding sequence ATGGGCATCTCACAGGTGACGTTGGTGGTCGTGGTGATGGTCGTGGTTGCTGCGCTGGCGGCCGCGGTCGGCTACCTCCTCGGTCTCCACCGGGGCGCGCGGACGCCGGGCGCGAGTGTGCCCGACGTCCACGCGGGGCTGGAGCGGCTGAGCGCGCAGATGCAGGCCTTGGAGCGGGAGCGGGCGGGCCTGCAGGGCGAGCTGCACGCCCAGGTCGACCTGCTCCGACGCGAGACGGCGACGCTGTCGACCGCGCTGCGGCGACCGGCGGTCCGCGGCCGCTGGGGTGAGCTCCACCTGCGCCGCACCGTCGAGCTGGCCGGCATGGTCGCGCACTGCGACTTCACAGAGCAGGTGAGCGTCGCTGACGACGAGGGCGCCCGGCAGCGGCCTGACCTGGTGGTCCACCTCGCCGGCGGACGCAGTGTCGTGGTCGACGCCAAGGTCCCCCTCGACGCGTTCTTCGACGCGACGTCGGCGATCGACGAGGACGAGCAGCTCGCCCACCTGCGCCGCCACGCCCACCAGCTGCGCCGCCACGTCGACCAGCTCACGGCGAAGGCCTACTGGCGCGGGCTGCCCGACTCGTGCGAGTTCGTCGTCCTCTTCGTGCCCGGGGAGTCGTTCCTGTCCGCCGCGTTCGAGGGCGACGACGGACTTCTGGAGTACGCCGCGGCGCGCAACGTCGTCATCGCGACGCCGACGACCCTCATCGCGCTGCTGCGCACGGTCGCGCACGCCTGGACCCAGGAGTCGCTGGCGCAGACCGCACGGGAGATCCACGCCCTCGGCAGCACGCTGCACGCGCGGCTCGCGACGCTCAACGGGCACTTCGAGCGGCTCGGCCGCGCGCTGGGCTCGGCCGTGGGGAGCTACAACGACGCCATCGGGTCCTACGAGCGCCGCGTCCTGGTCACCGCGCGGCGCTTCGGCGAGCTCGACCCGA